The nucleotide window ATATCCTCAATCTTTGTAGCGGAATACCCTTTAGACGAAAACTGGTCAACAGCCGCCCAAATGATTGCTTCTTTTCTCTTTTCCTTCTGTTCGGACCTCAGACCCATTGATTTTCCTCATCTTTTCGTTAAATTATATTTCATTGAATATATATTTAATAAAATAGAATCATATATTTCCCATCTTGTCAATCGGAAATAGGGTCGTCTACAGCCGCAGGCCCTTGATATCCTTGATCCGGGACAGAATCGTATCACAGGTGATATTCAGAATCCCGGGAAGGGTATCCATTTCCTGCCGGATCAGGCGTTCCATCTCCTCCTGCCCTGCCGCGACTGCGTGTACATGAAGCTTGCTCCTGCCGGTCACACGATAAATCTGCGTGATGGATTCATTCCCATTCAGACGATCTATGACATCCTGGAGACAGGCAGGTTCTGTCTCAATTTCAAAATAACAGGACACGGCTCCGCTTATTTTCTGAGGATTGATGACAGTCGTATATTCTTCTATGATCCCTTTGTCCTCCAGGGCACTTATCCTGGCCTTCACCGCCACACGGGAGATACCGGTCTTCTCTCCGATATCGGAATAAGAAAGTCTTGCGTTTTCAATCAGAAGTGTCAGGATTTTCTGGTCCAGATCGTCTAACCCACTCAAAAACATATCGCCACCTCGTTTTTCTGTATTTTTTCTTTTAGTTTACTAGATTCTCACCCTTTTCGCAACAAAAAGAAATAATAATATTGACATAAAGTAAAATATGTCCTAAAATCAATACGAAACGAAATTTATAAATTTCTATTTGTCTTGGAGGAGTCATGAAGAAGGACCTTACACACGGTAATATCACATCAACCATGCTGCGCTTTGCGCTCCCTATGATACTGGGCAATCTTCTGCAGCAGCTTTACAATATAGCAGATACTCTTATTGTAGGACAGTTCCTGGGTTCCAATGCCCTGGCAGCCGTAGGCTCTTCTTACACGCTCATGACCTTCCTTACTTCTATCCTGATGGGGCTCTGTATGGGCAGCGGCGTCGTCTTCTCTACTCGTTATGGAGAAAGAGATATGGATCGTCTGAAATCCAGCCTTTTCGTTTCTTTTATATTGATAGCAGCCTGTACACTTTTTCTCAATATCGCCGTTTTTATATGGATAGACCCGATCATGCGGCTGCTCCAAATTCCTCCCGAAATTTATCCTCTCATGAGAAGCTATCTATGGATCATATTCATTGGAATCAGCGCGACATTCCTCTATAATTTTTATGCCTCTCTCCTTCGTTCCATCGGAAATTCCATGGTACCGCTTTTGTTTCTCGGCATTTCCGCAGGGCTTAATATCATTTTAGACCTGGTATTTGTCCTCTCATTCCATTGGGGAGTCGCAGGAGCTGCCATTGCAACCGTCCTGTCGCAGTTTGTCTCCGGCATAGGTATTCTTCTGTATACCCTGATCCGCGTTCCGGAATTCCGGATACAAAAAAAGAACCGAACGTTTAAAAAAGAATATTTAACAGAAATCGCACAGTTTTCCTTCCTGACTTGTCTGCAGCAGTCCATTATGAATTTCGGCATCCTCATGGTACAGGGCCTGATCAACAGCTTTGGTCCCGTTGTGATGGCTGCCTTTGCAGCCGCTGTTAAAATTGACTCTTTTGCATACATGCCGGTGCAGGATTTTGGGAATGCCTTCTCCACGTTTATCGCGCAGAACTTCGGAGCTCATGAAACAAAACGGATTCAAAAAGGTATCCGAAGCGCCATGCTGGTATCTCTTCTGTTCTGTCTGGCGATCACGACTGCTGTCTGCATATTTGCCCGGCCGCTCATGTTGATTTTTGTCCAGCCGCATGAGACTGAGATTCTCTCCATTGGAGTACAGTATCTGAGAATAGAAGGAGCCTTTTACTGTGGCATTGGCTGCTTGTTCTTACTCTATGGCCTTTACCGGGCCGTCCAGAAGCCGGGAATGTCCGTCATCCTCACTGTCGTATCCCTGGGTACCCGTGTCGCGCTGGCCTATGCTCTCTCTGCCATTCCTTCCGTCGGAGTGATTGGAATATGGGTATCTGTACCCGCCGGATGGCTTCTGGCGGACGCGATTGGGCTGGTGTATTACCGAATACATAGAAAAACTCTGCTTAAGGCAAGCATTCCACAGCGATAATCCCACAAAATATATCAAAATACCAACCCCCGGTTCACCTATGGTCCGCCGTCGGGGCTGGTATTTTTGATTCCTTATTCCACTGTTCTCATGGCTGCTTCAACCACATGTCCGACCAATACGGAAGTAGTAACTGCTCCTACTCCTCCGGGTACGGGGGTTATCGCGTCTACTACGGGTTCCACCGTGTCATATTTCACGTCGCCGCAGAGCTTGCCTTCGTCATTCACATTGATTCCCACATCGATCACTACCTGTCCGGGAGCCACATAAGATTCATTGACAACTCCGGCACGTCCTGCCGCTACGATTACGATATCCGCTTCTCTTGTCACAGAAGGCATATCCTTTGTCCTCGTATGGCAAATGGTAACGGTAGCATTCTTCTTGATCAGCATCATGGCAGCCGGCTTGCCCACCACAAGGCTTCTGCCTACCACAACGGCTTTTTTTCCGGTGCAGTCGATTCCATAATGATCCAGAATCTCCATACACGCCTGAGGGGTACAGGGAGGGAAGCCCTGCTTTGTTCCGGCAAATACTCCCACCATGGAGCCGTCTGTGATTCCGTCCACATCCTTTTCCGGCTTCAGCGCCTTAATCACGGCAGCTTCATCCAAATGCTTGGGAAGCGGTCTGAAGATCAATACCCCATGGATATTCTCATCCTCATTTACCTTATCAATGGTAGCCATCAACTCTTCCTGCGTCACGTCCACTGGAAGCAGAAACTTCTCCACCGCCACTCCAAGCGTATCGCACCGTTTCGTCGCGCCTCTTTCATAAGAAAGATCATCCGGTCTTTCCCCTACACGGACAATCCCCAGTGTGGGATTGATTCCTTTTGCTTTTAATCCTTCCACATTCGCTTTGATCTTTTCATTCAAAGCGGCGGCAACCTCTTTGCCGAGCAACTGCTTTGCCATCGCAAAATCCTCCTGTTGTAATTGATTTATTCAAGCCATCAGGCTATTATTTCAATCTTCCCAATACACTTTCAAATACTTCGTCCGCCAGTTTCGTATACTTAGCGAGCATCGCATCCGCTTTCTGATTCAGTTCTTCCGCGTACTCTCTGTTTTTCATGGACTTTGTATTGATATATACGTTCAGGCTGGCTCCCTGGAGCGCGGCTTTGCAGAATACCGCGCCTACACCGGCGTCGCTGATAGCCAGAGCAGAACCCTTTGCGGCAAATTCCACGATCAGGTCGAGCGCATCACAGCATTTCTCCAT belongs to Qiania dongpingensis and includes:
- a CDS encoding Lrp/AsnC family transcriptional regulator, producing MFLSGLDDLDQKILTLLIENARLSYSDIGEKTGISRVAVKARISALEDKGIIEEYTTVINPQKISGAVSCYFEIETEPACLQDVIDRLNGNESITQIYRVTGRSKLHVHAVAAGQEEMERLIRQEMDTLPGILNITCDTILSRIKDIKGLRL
- a CDS encoding MATE family efflux transporter, which produces MKKDLTHGNITSTMLRFALPMILGNLLQQLYNIADTLIVGQFLGSNALAAVGSSYTLMTFLTSILMGLCMGSGVVFSTRYGERDMDRLKSSLFVSFILIAACTLFLNIAVFIWIDPIMRLLQIPPEIYPLMRSYLWIIFIGISATFLYNFYASLLRSIGNSMVPLLFLGISAGLNIILDLVFVLSFHWGVAGAAIATVLSQFVSGIGILLYTLIRVPEFRIQKKNRTFKKEYLTEIAQFSFLTCLQQSIMNFGILMVQGLINSFGPVVMAAFAAAVKIDSFAYMPVQDFGNAFSTFIAQNFGAHETKRIQKGIRSAMLVSLLFCLAITTAVCIFARPLMLIFVQPHETEILSIGVQYLRIEGAFYCGIGCLFLLYGLYRAVQKPGMSVILTVVSLGTRVALAYALSAIPSVGVIGIWVSVPAGWLLADAIGLVYYRIHRKTLLKASIPQR
- a CDS encoding bifunctional 5,10-methylenetetrahydrofolate dehydrogenase/5,10-methenyltetrahydrofolate cyclohydrolase, translated to MAKQLLGKEVAAALNEKIKANVEGLKAKGINPTLGIVRVGERPDDLSYERGATKRCDTLGVAVEKFLLPVDVTQEELMATIDKVNEDENIHGVLIFRPLPKHLDEAAVIKALKPEKDVDGITDGSMVGVFAGTKQGFPPCTPQACMEILDHYGIDCTGKKAVVVGRSLVVGKPAAMMLIKKNATVTICHTRTKDMPSVTREADIVIVAAGRAGVVNESYVAPGQVVIDVGINVNDEGKLCGDVKYDTVEPVVDAITPVPGGVGAVTTSVLVGHVVEAAMRTVE